CGCAGGCGATTGTGCTGTTAACATCGCCGACAACTAAACAATAATCAGGCTTAAAATCAACAACGACAGGTTCGAATCGTTTCATTACTTCAGCGGTCTGAGCAGCATGGGAGCCGCTGCCGACTTCGAGGTTTATATCGGGTTTGGGTATTTCAAGTTCTTCAAAAAACAGCTTGCTCATTTTTTCGTCATAATGCTGACCTGTGTGAACAAGAAGAGTTTGAAAATTACCGCCTTGATTAAACGCTTTCATCAACGGAGCAATCTTCATGAAATTAGGCCTTGCGCCGCATACGCAAATTATTTTAATCACACCTGCCTCATTTCTTAAAATCTGTTGTTCGAAGGATTATTACAATGTCTCAAGAACAGTTTTGACAACAAAATCTTTCATATCGTCGCTCAGTTCCGGATATATCGGCAGGG
This DNA window, taken from Phycisphaerae bacterium, encodes the following:
- a CDS encoding UDP-N-acetylglucosamine 2-epimerase, whose product is MKIAPLMKAFNQGGNFQTLLVHTGQHYDEKMSKLFFEELEIPKPDINLEVGSGSHAAQTAEVMKRFEPVVVDFKPDYCLVVGDVNSTIAC